The Myxococcaceae bacterium JPH2 genome has a window encoding:
- a CDS encoding methyl-accepting chemotaxis protein, with protein sequence MPFPILGSLTLRRRLTLYVALVSCVPLLALTWLQNTIARGMLERQVESSLRMEAEGLKDLMEAMLAEREVTARSWAEDPVLRNALKTRDATASDAMLALLQRRFLTLNGIVLFTDDGVALSASTPALRDEYARISADVRRSPWFLEAQQERTTAEGVTEVNPIYQGQVLPLAVPVLEAATHRRLGVLLAAFDWGQVSEVVKPALARAALRGHQSFALKVLRPNGQVLFDSRGDGAHDDRERLVVAAVDGVSVRDVGDGWRFEALVDPDEAYAPLIQARAIVLSLTALFVAAAVAGSWLLARGFIRPIRALSEVMLHVVKEGDLSRKLDLEVGQDELGELAGAFLQLMASLRETAGSLNRATRVLSDTVAELQRTSEAQERNVSRQAAALQETQVTAQEIKQTSMLASEKADAVLSVAARAEEVGRAGEGALRESMGGFQALSEQVGQMAQRIAQLNERTQQIGGITQTVKDLADQSNMLALNAAIEAVRSGEHGKGFGVVAREIRSLADQSIQATERVRDILGDLGNAILSAAKMTEQGYVRVTEGLEQVSATGQHLNELATIIQDNASAVRQIAGAVNQQNAGIAQIFTAVTDLSGMMDETQAGLKATTEAARRLQEVTSQMEGVARAYRI encoded by the coding sequence ATGCCCTTTCCCATCCTCGGCTCTCTGACGCTGCGCAGGCGACTGACGCTGTATGTGGCGCTGGTGTCCTGCGTCCCGCTGCTGGCTCTCACCTGGCTCCAGAACACCATTGCCCGGGGGATGCTGGAGCGGCAGGTGGAGTCCTCGCTGCGCATGGAGGCCGAGGGACTCAAGGACCTCATGGAGGCCATGTTGGCCGAGCGCGAGGTCACCGCGCGAAGTTGGGCCGAGGACCCCGTCCTTCGCAACGCGCTGAAGACGCGCGACGCGACCGCCAGCGACGCCATGCTGGCCCTGCTCCAGCGCCGCTTCCTCACCCTCAACGGCATCGTCCTCTTCACCGACGACGGCGTCGCGCTGTCCGCCAGCACCCCGGCGCTGCGCGACGAGTACGCGCGCATCTCCGCCGACGTGCGGCGCAGCCCGTGGTTCCTCGAAGCCCAGCAGGAGCGCACCACCGCCGAGGGCGTCACCGAGGTGAACCCCATCTACCAAGGACAGGTGCTGCCGCTGGCCGTGCCGGTCCTCGAAGCGGCGACGCACCGACGCCTGGGCGTGCTCTTGGCCGCGTTCGACTGGGGGCAGGTGTCCGAGGTGGTGAAGCCCGCCCTCGCGCGCGCGGCGCTGCGGGGCCACCAGAGCTTCGCGCTGAAGGTGCTGCGCCCGAACGGACAGGTGTTGTTCGACTCGCGCGGTGACGGCGCGCACGATGATCGCGAGCGACTGGTCGTGGCGGCGGTGGACGGCGTGTCGGTGCGCGACGTGGGCGATGGCTGGCGCTTCGAGGCGCTGGTGGATCCGGACGAGGCCTACGCGCCGCTCATCCAGGCCCGCGCCATCGTGCTGTCCTTGACCGCCCTCTTCGTGGCGGCGGCCGTGGCGGGCTCGTGGCTGCTCGCGCGCGGCTTCATCCGGCCCATCCGGGCGCTGAGCGAGGTCATGCTCCACGTCGTCAAGGAGGGCGACCTCTCCCGGAAGCTGGACCTCGAGGTGGGCCAGGACGAGCTGGGTGAGCTGGCCGGCGCGTTCCTCCAGCTCATGGCCAGCCTGCGCGAGACCGCGGGCAGCCTGAATCGCGCCACGCGCGTGCTGAGCGACACCGTGGCGGAGCTGCAGCGGACCTCCGAGGCGCAGGAGCGCAACGTGTCGCGCCAGGCCGCGGCGCTCCAGGAGACGCAGGTCACCGCGCAGGAAATCAAGCAGACGTCGATGCTGGCCTCGGAGAAGGCGGACGCGGTGCTGAGCGTGGCCGCGCGCGCGGAGGAAGTGGGCCGCGCGGGCGAGGGCGCGCTGCGCGAGAGCATGGGCGGCTTCCAGGCCCTGAGCGAGCAGGTGGGGCAGATGGCCCAGCGCATCGCGCAGCTCAACGAGCGCACGCAGCAGATTGGCGGCATCACCCAGACGGTGAAGGACCTGGCGGACCAGTCCAACATGCTCGCGCTCAACGCGGCCATCGAGGCGGTGCGCTCCGGTGAGCACGGCAAGGGCTTTGGCGTGGTGGCCCGAGAGATTCGCAGCCTCGCGGATCAGTCCATCCAGGCCACCGAGCGCGTGCGCGACATCCTCGGGGACCTGGGCAACGCCATCCTCTCCGCCGCGAAGATGACCGAGCAGGGTTACGTGCGAGTCACCGAGGGCCTGGAGCAAGTGAGCGCCACGGGCCAGCACCTCAACGAGCTGGCCACCATCATCCAGGACAACGCCTCGGCGGTCCGTCAGATTGCCGGCGCGGTGAACCAGCAGAACGCGGGCATCGCGCAGATTTTCACCGCCGTCACGGACCTGTCCGGGATGATGGACGAGACGCAGGCGGGCCTGAAGGCCACCACCGAGGCCGCGCGCCGGCTCCAGGAAGTCACCAGCCAGATGGAAGGCGTCGCGCGCGCCTACCGCATCTGA
- a CDS encoding HAD family phosphatase — MSAVVRAVLLDLGNVLVFHDNARLFAALGARAGLSAEEVERRLSGTGWTAANRGELDAEGIRRDVCGALGMDLPMDEFAPLWSCHFTVNASVLPRVEGLEGRVKRILVSNTNALHIAHVRPLLPVLSRFDSLVLSCEVGFVKPEPDIFRIALERAGCAPREAVFFDDLPEFVVAAEAFGLRGRLFTDAATFDSQLRVLGV, encoded by the coding sequence ATGTCCGCCGTCGTGCGCGCAGTGCTGTTGGACCTGGGCAACGTGCTCGTCTTCCACGACAACGCGCGCCTGTTCGCCGCGCTCGGCGCGCGCGCGGGCCTGTCCGCCGAGGAGGTCGAGCGGCGCCTCTCGGGCACGGGCTGGACGGCCGCCAACCGGGGCGAGCTGGACGCGGAGGGCATCCGCCGCGACGTGTGCGGTGCGCTGGGCATGGACCTGCCCATGGACGAGTTCGCGCCGCTGTGGAGCTGCCACTTCACGGTGAACGCGTCCGTGCTCCCGCGCGTGGAAGGACTGGAGGGGCGCGTGAAGCGCATCCTCGTGTCCAACACCAACGCGCTGCACATCGCCCACGTGCGGCCGCTGCTCCCGGTGCTGTCTCGCTTCGACTCACTCGTGCTGAGCTGCGAGGTGGGCTTCGTGAAGCCCGAGCCCGACATCTTCCGCATCGCCCTGGAGCGCGCGGGCTGTGCGCCGCGCGAGGCCGTCTTCTTCGATGACCTGCCCGAGTTCGTCGTGGCGGCCGAGGCGTTCGGCCTGCGCGGCCGACTCTTCACGGACGCGGCCACCTTCGACTCGCAGCTCCGAGTCCTCGGGGTGTAG
- a CDS encoding host attachment protein, which produces MADETLWILVANASRARLFATDAKGSEDWRLIDEFQHEESRAKTEELLNQPDNPNAGTLHGPPPENEPNGRRELEHTRFARELSAVLDRGHDRHAFDKLVIAAPPEFLGRMRRLLSTRVKQRVMLDVDADYSSLPARELPDRVPVL; this is translated from the coding sequence ATGGCGGATGAAACGCTCTGGATCCTGGTGGCCAACGCGAGTCGCGCCCGACTCTTCGCCACGGACGCGAAGGGCTCGGAGGACTGGCGACTCATCGACGAGTTCCAGCACGAGGAGAGCCGCGCCAAGACGGAGGAGCTGCTGAACCAGCCGGACAATCCCAACGCGGGCACGCTGCACGGCCCGCCCCCCGAGAACGAACCCAACGGTCGCCGCGAGCTGGAGCACACGCGCTTCGCCCGGGAGCTGTCCGCGGTCCTCGACCGGGGTCATGATCGACACGCGTTCGACAAGCTCGTCATCGCGGCCCCTCCGGAATTCCTCGGACGGATGCGGCGACTGTTGAGCACCCGGGTGAAGCAGCGGGTCATGCTGGACGTGGACGCGGACTATTCCAGCCTGCCCGCACGCGAGCTGCCGGACCGCGTGCCGGTGCTGTAG
- a CDS encoding adenylate/guanylate cyclase domain-containing protein, with protein sequence MAVEAPEPRKLSAIMFTDMEAPAGQRWDDDALQRDLREEHGLLVRELLPRHGGREVKRLEDGFLLEFDAGMSAVSFALELQAAVDVRNDGVATERRVAVRAGVHLGMVTHRDGDVFGEGVNLAARIESLARPGTLYASETVVRQVEGRLSSEPVRLGRGELKNIRLPVAVYRIDRPETHRRGGAWLSRVRSFLGRGDARS encoded by the coding sequence ATGGCGGTCGAGGCACCAGAACCCAGGAAGTTATCGGCCATCATGTTCACGGACATGGAGGCTCCAGCGGGACAGCGCTGGGACGATGACGCCCTTCAGCGAGACCTGAGGGAAGAGCATGGCCTGCTCGTGCGCGAGTTATTGCCTCGCCACGGTGGGCGCGAAGTGAAGCGGTTGGAGGATGGCTTCCTCTTGGAGTTCGACGCGGGCATGTCCGCCGTGTCGTTTGCCTTGGAGTTGCAGGCCGCGGTGGATGTCCGCAACGACGGCGTCGCCACCGAGCGGCGCGTGGCGGTGCGAGCGGGCGTGCACCTGGGCATGGTGACGCACCGGGATGGGGACGTCTTCGGCGAGGGCGTCAACCTGGCCGCGCGCATCGAGTCCCTCGCCCGGCCCGGCACCCTCTACGCCAGCGAGACGGTGGTGCGGCAGGTGGAGGGACGGCTGTCGTCGGAGCCGGTGCGGCTGGGGCGCGGTGAGCTGAAGAACATCCGCCTGCCGGTGGCCGTGTATCGCATCGACCGTCCCGAGACGCACCGGCGCGGAGGCGCGTGGCTGTCGCGCGTGCGTTCGTTCCTCGGCCGAGGCGACGCGCGGAGCTGA
- a CDS encoding PEGA domain-containing protein → MRIPAVLLAALALGLGALPCRAWAQAGGLGLDLSDSSSQPAAQEGEASSGEVGLDLRADGPAGSELLPRLVVMGLDTPERAGAQQSGRWLQALGRAALGGGKVALGTPMREVRERLAEKYTAALRCATPACMSEQAESLDADVLVMARLSLEDAGWTLRSWTYDRDFNVVHEDAVTGRNPKDATFQREAAAKLASRVAAVARPRAVLKVTVNVPQAVVRVGEKTLGVGSLERHISPGKVALEVSAEEYTTFTQTLTLAPGERQEVTANLEITGPSPDGPGGEDRASVALKTKVAPSGPSIFKRPALYTALVGLAVVGVGAVLGSQAKNVEKRAKDADGDGVIDVTPKERDDAKSQANLATALMAGGGAVAAGSVVWLVLVPTKSPVPSVAPVTSSPARSATSLQLVVGGSF, encoded by the coding sequence ATGCGCATTCCCGCCGTGTTGCTTGCTGCCCTGGCCCTCGGGCTCGGGGCGCTTCCCTGCCGCGCCTGGGCGCAGGCGGGTGGCCTGGGGCTGGACCTCTCGGACTCTTCTTCGCAGCCCGCTGCGCAGGAGGGCGAGGCCAGCTCCGGAGAAGTTGGACTGGACTTGAGGGCCGATGGCCCCGCGGGCTCGGAGCTGTTGCCGCGTCTGGTGGTGATGGGGTTGGACACGCCTGAGCGGGCGGGCGCCCAGCAGTCCGGGCGCTGGCTCCAGGCGTTGGGGCGCGCGGCCCTGGGCGGAGGCAAGGTGGCGCTCGGCACGCCGATGCGCGAGGTGCGGGAGCGGCTGGCGGAGAAGTACACGGCGGCGCTGCGCTGCGCGACGCCCGCGTGCATGTCCGAGCAGGCCGAGTCGCTGGACGCGGACGTGCTCGTCATGGCGCGGCTGTCGCTGGAGGACGCGGGCTGGACGCTGCGCTCGTGGACGTATGATCGCGACTTCAACGTGGTGCACGAGGACGCGGTGACGGGACGCAACCCCAAGGACGCGACCTTCCAGCGCGAGGCGGCGGCGAAGCTGGCCAGTCGCGTGGCGGCGGTGGCTCGGCCGCGCGCGGTGCTGAAGGTGACCGTCAACGTGCCGCAGGCGGTGGTGCGCGTGGGCGAGAAGACGCTGGGCGTGGGCAGCCTGGAGCGGCACATCTCCCCGGGCAAGGTGGCGTTGGAGGTCTCCGCGGAGGAGTACACCACGTTCACGCAGACGCTGACGTTGGCGCCCGGAGAGCGGCAGGAGGTGACGGCCAACCTGGAGATTACGGGGCCCTCGCCGGATGGCCCGGGTGGAGAGGATCGCGCGTCGGTGGCGCTGAAGACGAAGGTGGCGCCCTCGGGGCCGTCCATCTTCAAGCGGCCCGCGCTGTACACGGCGCTGGTGGGCCTGGCGGTGGTGGGCGTGGGCGCGGTGCTGGGCAGTCAGGCGAAGAACGTGGAGAAGCGCGCGAAGGACGCGGATGGGGATGGCGTCATCGATGTCACGCCCAAGGAGCGTGACGACGCGAAGAGCCAGGCCAACCTCGCCACGGCGCTGATGGCGGGCGGTGGCGCGGTGGCGGCGGGCAGCGTGGTGTGGCTGGTGTTGGTGCCCACGAAGAGTCCGGTTCCCTCGGTTGCACCCGTGACGTCGAGCCCGGCTCGTTCGGCCACGTCGCTCCAACTCGTCGTCGGCGGGAGTTTCTGA